TACATAGCCTAATGTATCAATGTTTCCGTGCATGTTCTTTTGTATTCATGAAGGCCATTGCATACTGTATTTATTATTGCAACCTGATAGGAAATGTTTGTTATTGTAATaatgaaatatattttaattaaataaatgTGTCCTCTACAGCTGTAATCTTTTTTACTCAAATAAATTGTAATTTATGGcatacacacatttagcagatgttttaaCGGGTGTAGCGATATGCTTGTATTTCTAGCTCTACCACTGcagtaatatctgacaatacagaacaatacacacatctaaaagtaaatgaATGGACATAAGAAACATAGAAATATGTCGAAGTCCggagtatatatatacagtaccagtcaaaagttgggacacacctcagggtttttctttatttttactattttctacattgtagaataatagtgaagacatcaacactatgaaatagcacatatggaatcatgtagtaaccaaaaaagtgttaaacaaatccaaatatatgttAAAAttgtagattcttcaaagtatccacccagctttgatgtcagctttgcacacgcttggcattctctgaaccagcttcatgagttagtcacctggaatgcatttaaattaacaggtgtgccttgttaaaagttaatttgtggaatttctttccttcttaatgcattttagccaatcagttgtgttgtgacaaggtaggggtggtatactgaagatagcactatttgctaaaataccaagtccatatttttggcaggaacagctcaaataagcaaagagaaatgacagtccatcattactttaagacatgaatgtcagtcaatgcgGGAAATGTCTCGAACTTTGAtattttcttcaagtgcagttgcaaaaaccatcaagcgccatgatggacctggctctcgtgaggacagccacaggaaaggaagacccagagttacatctgctacagaggagaagttcattagagataccagcttcagaaactgcagcccaaataaatgcttcacagagttcaagtaacagacacatctcaacatcaagtgTTCAGGGGAGACtgcctgaatcaggccttcatggttgaattgctgcaaagaaaacactgtgtgtgtgtgtgtgtgtgtgtgtgtgtgtgtgtgtgtgtgtgtgtgtgtgtgtgtgtgtgtgtgtgtgtgtgtgtgtgtgtgtgtgtgtgtgtgtgtgtgtgtgtgtgtgtaaggctgtaaagtaacaacattttgaaaaagtcaatgggtctgaacattttccgaatgcactgtaccttagttgaatgcactgtacctcagttgaatgcactgtaagtcgttgtgaataaaagtgtctgctgagtgaccaaaatgtcatgaccagaccaaatctgaactaATCATATTCATTTAGGCTTTGTTTCACAACTTTGAACAGCACAGTATGGTATGGCACAGTTCAATACAATAGAGCACTGTAGAGTACAataaagtacagtagagtacagtacagtagatattaattcagtacagtacagcatagtttaattcagtagagtacagtacagtttagtaAATTAGTGTAAAGTAGGCTACAGTCTactgtgctgaactctactgtacgtTACTTTCCTTTACTTTACTGTAATGTACACTGTATTGTAATGAactataatctactgtactcttctgtattgtactgtactgtgctgtccaaatgTATCCTTGGACAATGAAATTAACAGTCAAACCAAAAATCTGACCAAATAAAGACAGCACCGTGCTTAGTGGGTAGGCACGATGTATCCTGTATACATTGGGGTGATGCCGTTTAGACACCGTTTGCTCATTGACGTCTTACACATTCTAAAGTCTACAGTTCTACATCGTTGATATGTCTGCTAGACATCAACATTATATCATGATGTCTTGGCGCCGTCTTCCCAATATGCAAACGCTCTCAAAACTACATATTCCCAATTCGAAAGGTCGGCCAAAGGTGTCTATGATTACTGGGGAGAAGACTCAGGTGAAACTGATGACATCACACAACTTGTGTAAAACAGCTGGGAAACCCCCAAAATGCGTCCACCGCAGGCGCGTCATGCGACATAAGATGACGTTTCAGCACAATTGACAGGTATCACTACTAGTGCTAAAAAGCATGAAGACGTCAGCCACTTCAACACTTTGGACATCGCCACGAGGCAAAGATTCTATCAGTGGTTCTGTGTCGTGGCCGCAGCCCTGTTGCTACTGTTATTGCCATGCTTACTAGTGTTCCAATTCCCCAAACCCCTAAACTTAAATTTGTAAAACTATAGGCAATACATTTATGACATATGTGATGGGAAATATAGCTCTCTGACTCGTTGGTATCACGTTTCAAGTGTCACGATTATGATTCCTCATGGCTGGTCCTATTAAGGCTATATCGAATAACACCAAGGCCCGTATTTATAAAGCATCTCCGAGAGTTGGAGTGAATAAATGCAGCAGAATAATTAGGCTACATCTGACATTTTTGCCTATAACATGACATTTCAATATGAAACCACCCATGACATCTTATCAAGACCCTGATGGAACAGGTGTGTTTGTACTgggttggaacaaaagcctgcacctcCTCCTGCTGGTCTCCAGGACCGTGCAGACAGTTTTGGTGAccactaccctacagtatatGATCTTTACAGTTGAACAGGCCTTGTATATTATGAATGAATCCCAATATTATATATAAAAATGAGCAATAAACCATTGCCAAGATTTGACCTTGTATAGTCACTCAAAAACGTGCACAACActatgacatacacacacacacacacacacacacacacacacacacacacacacacacacacacacacacacacaaagccctgTGAAATCTATTGACTCTGTAGGGAAAATATCCCTGATATCGTAGCCTATACCAAGGAACTATAGTCACATATTCTTTTTCATTTTCCCCTTGTAAAATAAACGACAAATAGAAAGTTCCAACAAATCATGTTGTCGTTGCTTGTCAACGTTGCATCACCAGCAGACAACAGTAGGGTGAAAGTTGGTTACGTCATTGTGAAAATGAAAGTTGAGAGATATGGGTATTGACGCTGACGTCTCCCATTCACTTTTCAGTTGTAGCGCAACAGCAGAGGACGACGGAACAATTGTTCGGACTAACTTTGAACGAAACCCACTAAATGAATGTCTTATATGGCTAAATTTCTTAAGAAGTGTGGGTTTTATTTCGACTTCGACGATTTTGTTATCAGACTTTTTTTTTATCGGTTCACGGGAAGTTATTAGCAGTTGAAAGCAAATCTCGCGAATAGCCTATTCTCGCTACAGTAATAGCCTAGACGATATCTAAATGGAATAATCTTATCTTGTGGTTCAACTAAAGTTTAAAGCTGATTTCAAGGAGAATGTCTATGGATTTACTTGGATTTGTTCGTCAAGGATACGGAGCAGGCATGGAATTCCTATTGCTGCATGTGCTAGTCTGGAAAATGAAAGTTCCCGCCTCCGGTAAGTTGATCAGGGGAAATTCTCTATACAGTTTTCCCTTTCCCAATTCCACATAAAACTACTGAACACAGCCAATATGTTCAAACTCATCTGGAAAACTAATAGCGAAACGAACTGCTATTTACAATGTATACAATGCAGAGTTGGACGTGTATTTGTCTTATTATTTGCAGTATGCAGAGCGTGTGTCATTGCTGTGACTGGATACGACACCACTACGGTCACTTGAGCACAGAATACCTTTCCCTGCTGGACCAGATGGTGAGTTACAAGCACACTGTAAGAGGAGACTGAATGCATGTATTAAGGACAGCAAAACAACCAACCAAGTAAAGTAGTCATATGTTTCATGTTTAGCATCTGTGTTAGAAAACTGTTAGCCTATATTTGAATGTACATACTAAAAGGGCGCTAAGGCTATAATGACAGAGATCAAGAGACGCTATCTACATTAGGCCTACTGTACTTGCAGTTTAAGCCATACTTTATGTCTGTCTTGATTGGTCTTGAAGTATTTGACAAGTGACTTAACATACTATATTGATTGTTTTCCAGGGAGGAGATATCACAAAGCAGGATGCCCCAGTCTTTTTCCCAACATCACTTTACAGACACATAGATGATGCCGAGGTAAAGACTAGAATTGTGACTTATCATGTTCTGATATGCTTTGGTATGGCGGTCTTGACCCAATGTTATATTGATGCCATAACGAAAGCCTATACTTTTTCTAATCTTCTTTTTCTATCTTCCTGTGTAGTTTGAGGACCAAGTCAGATTCCTGAAAGAGACCATCTATCAAATCACAAAACTGTTTGATGGGAATATGAAATCTGTCACCTGGGACAAGAAAAACCTGGACGATTTCCTCAACATTCTAGAACGCCAATTGGAGAACATTAATTCCTGTGTAAGTAACGGGTCTATTTAAAGTATAATCCCTGTTTaagtcagggctctccaaccccgttcATGGAGATTTACCCTCCtctaggttttcgctccaaccccagttgtaactaaccttattcagtttatcaaccacaTAGTTAACCTCTTAGTGATCCCTTCACGCgccaatccctttagcgggatcgatttgacagcatccagtgaaattgcagagcgccaaattcataCTACAGAACTATCAATATTCAACATTCACGAAAatataagtgtaatacatcaaaataaagcttaacttcttgttaatccagtcgctgtgtcagatttcaaaaaggctttatggcgaaagcagaccgtgcgattatctgaggacagcgccccgcatacaaacacatgaaaataatttttcaaccaggcaggtgcgacacaaaagtcagaaataacgatataataaatgccttacttttgaagatctttttgcaatcccaaatgtctcagtgacacaatgaatggtcgtttggttcgataaaatccttctttatatccccaaaatgtcaatttctttggcgcatttgattcagaaatacaccggttccaactcgtctAACATGAccacaaagtatctaataagttacctgtaaacttggtccaaacatttcaaacaacattcctaatccaacctcagctatcctaaaatgtaaataattgctcaaatttaagacgggataatctGTTTCCAATACCAAAGAAAAATAACACGGAGCGTGCTCCTGTTCACACGCACCAAAATGGGAGGGACCTTCAGAGTGACACATGGAATGAATAgcactacttcttcatttctcaaaagaaaaacatcaaccaatttctaaagacgtTTGACATCTAGttgaagccataggaactgcaaccaggttcctaatAATAAGGGTATCCCATAAAAAAACATTGGGAAATCCTATGACCTCAATTTTTTTCCCCCCCTGGtcggtttgtcctcggggtttcgcctgccaaatcagttctattatactcacagacattattttaacagttttaaaacgttagagtgtttactatccaaatataccaagtatatacatatcctagcttctgggcctgagtaacaggcagtctactttgggcacgcttttcatccagacgtcaaaatactgccccctagccttaagaagttttaatcaGGTGTGGTAGATTAgcattggagtgaaaacctacaggcaggtagttctccaggaacagggttggagagccctggtttagGAGTAGCCTAACTCCACAAGTGGAGAAATCTACGTATAAGGTACATATAATTTAGTcaaccccttgacattttccacattttgttacgtgacagcctttttctataattgattaaatagatttcccccctcatcaatctacacacaataccccataatgacaaagcaaaaacagtgtcttagacatttttgctaaatgtattaacaataaaaaactgaaatatcacatttacataagtattcagaccctttactcagtactttgttgaagcacctttggcagtgattacagccttgagtcttcttgggtatcatgctagaagcttggcacatctgtatttggggagtttctgccattcttctctgcagatcctctcaagatctatcaggttggatagggagcgtcgctgcacagctattttcaggtctctccagagttgttcAATCAGGTCATGTCCGGgctgtggctgggccactcaaggacattcagggacttgtcccgaacccactcctgtgttgtcttggctgtatgcttaggatcgttgtcctgttggaaggtgaaccttagccccagtcctgaggtcctgagcgctctggagcaggttttcatcaaggatctctctgtactttgctccgttcatctttccctcgatcctgactagtctcccagtccctgccaatgaaaaacatacccacagcatgatgctgccaccaccatgcttgaccgtagggatggtgcaaggtttcctacagatgtgatgctttgtattcaggccaaatagagacacttgtttctcatggtctgagagtcctttaggtgccttttggaaaactccaagcgggctgcaatgtgccttttactgaggagtgtcttccgtctggccactttaccataaaggcctgatcggtggaatactgcagagatggttgtctttctggaaggctttcccatccccacagaggaaatctggagctctgccagagggaccatcgggttcttggtcacctccctgaccaaggcccttctcccctgattgctcagtttggtcgggcggccagctccaggaagagtcttggtggttacaaagttcttccatttaagaatgatggaggccactgtttttttggagaccttcaatgctgtagacattttttggtaccctttcccagatctgtgccttcgaGACAATCttgtctcggggctctacggacaatttcccAACTTCATGGCCTGGTttgtgctctgacatgcactgtcaactgtaggaccttaaatATACAGGTTTGTGcctgtccaaatcatgtccaatcagttgattttacctcaggtggactccaatcaaattgtagaaacatctcaaggatgatcgacgaaaataggatgcacctgagctgaattctgagtctcatagcaaagggtcagaattcgtatgtaaataaggtatttctgtttttgcattgtcattattgggtattgtgtgtagattggtgaagaatttttttctttcatccattttagaataaggttgtaacgtaacaacatttgg
The sequence above is a segment of the Salvelinus alpinus chromosome 1, SLU_Salpinus.1, whole genome shotgun sequence genome. Coding sequences within it:
- the LOC139580511 gene encoding interferon a3-like isoform X1, which codes for MYTMQSWTCICLIICSMQSVCHCCDWIRHHYGHLSTEYLSLLDQMGGDITKQDAPVFFPTSLYRHIDDAEFEDQVRFLKETIYQITKLFDGNMKSVTWDKKNLDDFLNILERQLENINSCVSPSMKPERRLKRYFKKLNRKVLRRMNYSAQAWELIRKETKRHLQRLDILAAKMH
- the LOC139580511 gene encoding interferon a3-like isoform X2; the protein is MQSVCHCCDWIRHHYGHLSTEYLSLLDQMGGDITKQDAPVFFPTSLYRHIDDAEFEDQVRFLKETIYQITKLFDGNMKSVTWDKKNLDDFLNILERQLENINSCVSPSMKPERRLKRYFKKLNRKVLRRMNYSAQAWELIRKETKRHLQRLDILAAKMH